The nucleotide sequence TAATTCTTGGTTTGAGACATGTATAGATGATTTGATCAATTAATGCTTTACAGACCCTGTTTAATTTGTTATCAGCTTATTTAAATTGAGAACAAGAATTTTGCCTGTTTTGGGGAGGTTAATGGAGAGGGTTAAAGTGTTAAACATAGAGGCATTgttgacaaaatataaaaatagtgATGATCACTTGCATTTAGAAATTATATTTGCTGACTCTGAATATTTTCCTATACTTATTTGCTTTTGAATGTGTCATTCGATTGCTTTACATTATATTCTAATGATGTTTTGAGTCCAAAATTTAAGCAATTTGCTGCGATTAAATACGTTTCAGGTCTTATCTAACGATCAAGTTATATTTTGCATCATTATTTGAGACATGAGCACTCAAGAGCCATGTTTGAAGTATGCCAGAATTGGTAGGCGAAGGAAAGAAGTGCCGGATCTTAATGTACCTCCTGTAGTTGAAAACCTAGAGCTAGCAATGGGGCCCACCAATTTAGTGGGTCAGGTGGGCCATGGTGAGAATCCTGCTATTCCAGTAGCTCACGGTGCACCTGCTCCTCAGCCAGCATGGCCCACCCAACCTGCACCAATTGATGTCGAGGAACTAGATGACGATGATGTTGTTATATCATCCCCCAGAGCATTTGAAGAAGTACACATTTTTATACTCCTTAAACCACTTTTTTTATAATTTAAATGCTTTATCCCGGTTCacattattttttatttaatttcttTTCAGGCTAAACTCAGATCACGAAGAAGACGAAGGACTGTTGTGTTTGATTTGGAATCTGGTAAAGACTAATACCCTTAATATGTGCTTATGCATGCTCACATGTGTATACAACAATTTTTATTCAATTAATGATAACTCATGTTATGCAACTTAAGATAACGTTATGCTAATATCATAGGCATTATGCTTTCTCTTTACACATCTATATATTTATCATTACTATATACGTAGGTGTTATGAAGCCTGTTACTTTTACTGTTATGAATAAGCATGTGTAGTTAAAGCTTACAAAGCCTAAACAATAATTATACCATACATATACATGAGTTTTCATATCCTGTTACGTCTTTTAATGTGATCAAGTTATGTTATGGTATGATATGGCAGAAGACGTTGCTTTTAGGAATGTTCACTACCAGGCGAACAAGCGTAGAAGAATCCATACAAATCCCCCTATCATCAATCATCAACTCTATGTGAATTTGGAAGAAAGTAGCAGTTCGAACTTTCTTGACCATTACCGCGTAAAATTCGAAGCTCCTTGATCTACTATCGTCGTGACTGGGCGGGTTATATGGCCTTGGTTCAaaatttgcattttttttttttttgggtgctGGCTGACCGTAAACACTTGtctacattttttttctttctagtaAATAGTTAGCGTGTCAACTTTTAAATACGGGTTACAGTATTTTTTATGATAATAACAAATTTTGAGCTGTTCTCATCCAGTTAAACCTCTTATTTTTccctataatatttattatttatataaaaatatgaatataattaatataaatcagtgtgtcctatttttttttttttttttattttttttttatttttaaaaacaagTTTTGTTGCAGGAATATCAAATCTGCTTCAACCTCTTAACTCATATTTTTTGGGGAGTAGTTTAATGTAGGCTATACTATTTTGTATTTTCTGTTTTGTGGTTGCAGAGGAAAGTGCAGTATTATGCACCGCCACTGCCGCCGCCACCACCGCCACCACCAGAACCTGTGTTCACTTGTCCTGTTTGCATGGGACCAATAGTAGAGGAGGTGACAACAAAGTGTGGTCACATTTTTTGTATGGAGTGCATCAAGTCTGCTATTAGTGCTCAGCATAAGTGCCCAACTTGTAGGCACAAACTTACAAACAAAAGTCTTATTAGGATTTATCTCCCAGCCACCAAGTGAGTACAAGGTCTGTATTAATTTGTCGACTCTTTTTGCTCGTCTTTTGAATTACCTTGTTAAGgccaatttaaaatgaatttatcaTCTCGTTCTCATTCTTTAAATATGCAAGTTTTTATGTTATTTGAAGGAATTGTATTTAAAACTGGATTTCCTCACTATTGTTGCAGTGAGGAAATGTAATGGACTATGGGTTAGGTGGTTTGCGGGTTGACATcaatttttttcttatttttatttttattttaaaagttctttttttCAAGGCAAACTCTTCACAGATCAATATGATACccaatatattttgaaaataataaTCTACATAGCAAAAACAATGTAGGATTGTGTGAACAATTGAATGTATATTTCAAGATATATTTCTTATGATACACTAGTTACTGTAATCATACTTGACAAGTATTCCCCTCGTCCCACAAAGATTGTCTTGTTTAACTTTTGATTGGATTTAAGAAATATGAGTGaattgcctttttttttttttttttttggaaaaacaaACTCACAAACCCATTACACGAATATTTACAATAATCCACGAAATATGTTCATAGCAGTAtttgaaccctcaacctcttgaTTAAAAGGGCAACTACGATACTGCGAGGCCAATGGCCCTTTGGTAGTTAATTGTCTTATTTGCCCttcaattaaattataaaattataattaatgatTGCTTATAATATTATAACTGGTTGCCATATTTGATTGTATCTCTCAAAAAAATAGAGTGGATATTAATCGGAATTAAAAgggatttttattgttatttttagtaaGAGAGAATTTTTTGGGACAAACCAGAATAGTAAGGTAGACATTTATTTTCGGACGGAGGGAGTAATGTTTTAATCCTTTCCACGGCCCGTCTTATTTATTTGCTTGTCCAATCTTTCGTAATGACTAAGTTCCACTATTCTCTTTTGGTATATTATATATAGACGGTTACACTTGGGTTGCTGACATGTCTCTTGTTACTTGCAGCTGTATGGCCGGCTTGTAGAGTCCAGTTGTGGTTCTACTCGTGTAAAGGCGATCGTGGGTGCAACCATTAGTGAAAGCAGCGGGACTTTTATTTTTGGTTTCTTATTTAGTGTTGGAGGGGCGGGGATATATATGCGGCAAATAGGATGCTATAAAATGTGCTTCCAGAGACCGCAGCTAAGTTGTACCCTGTTTACTTGAGGTTACTTGGTCTCCTTGTGTCTGAAGTCTGAACCTTTTTATTTGCGTCTTTTTATTATGGTTTATTAGTCTGTGCGGTTATACTTGGCCCCTTAATTTATTGGAAGATTTTGTTTGAACCAATGGAATGAGGGAATGATATATGAAAGGAGCTGCTGTTTTAGAGCTTACTGATTTTTACTCTGTGGTGTTTAATAGGGTTGGGTCAAGTAACAAGGTGGATATATTATATCTCAACCTTCTAAAGGGAATTCATAAAATGTGAAAAATAACTAACTAAAGAACATTATACAGTAATAAACCTTTTATTACAAAAATAACTTACAAACTGACATGGCACTCATAATCACCATTTAGCTGATTTTCATTTTTCATGTTTTTATTTATCTCTCCTCTCCAACAATTATTTAACATAGAACAAATACACTTGTTAACAGTTTGTTTGTTCAAGTAATAGCCCATAAACTAGAATCATTTTATTTTATTGGGGTCACTGTTTAACTGGAACAATGGTGTTCTGCATATAGTATATGTTTTTGATTCAAATGGTAAACAACTTTCATTTACCAATGTTTCAATCCAAAGTTAGATGCAGTTGCCTTGTCATTTATGCCATGATATTCTATAACTAGATCATTCATCATTCATACAACCCAAACACTTCTAGCTCAATTTAATTCACCAGCTGCGTTTCACCACAACACATTTAAACATGTACTAACATTTTTGCATAATGCATTCATTCATTTCGCCAAATTTGCATAGTATGTAGCATGGTATTAGTTGTACGAGTCATAAATATCGTAATAGCTACCAATAAGAGAATTATCCAAAACTGATATGCATATACATAAGTAGCAAACAAGTAGAATTTGATGACTAAATCAGACTGCTTAGTTGTACCCCATGTATATAAACGTTGTCAATATCGTACTGTAAACAAATTTAAATATCACATCTAAAAGTTTCACTATATAATCAGGAATGCGGTAAACACTATTTTCACATTTACAACATACCATAACATTCTCATTCTTTTATGCTATGTATATAGTTTATAAATCGTCACTCTTGCTTCTTACCGTTATCATACATTCTTGAGTCTCACTACTTCAAGTGATGGCCGAACAACTCTTTCAGAGAATCAGAATCCAAAAAATGGTGACACGGGCAAGGTAAGGGAAGATCAGAAACGGATTCCCGCATACCCCACCATTGATTATACGTCTGCAGGGGAGGAAATCATTCGAGAGCCGTTAGATCCTGTTGATTCTTTTGTAGATTCTGCAGCGAGTTTTGGAATCGATAAAGATGGTCAAAAGAGTGTTGATGGTATAGATGAAGCTTTTTTCTCCAATAGGTATCCCACAGGGTACTATGGAGGTCGTCCCTATGGCTACCCTTATCCACGTGGCATATTTAGGTTCCCTCGGCCACGTGGCATATTTGGGTTCCCTCGAGGAATCTTTGGGATCCCTCGAGGCATCTTTGGGTTTCCGGGAGGTTATGGTGGGTATCCGGGTGGATATCCAGGAGGTTATGGTGGGTATCCGGGTGGGTATGGTGGATATCCAGGTGGGTGGTACTCTGGTTATGGAGGTAAAGCAGATGTGAAGGGTAAAGAAGAGATTCTGCCATGATTGAAATTCTTCCTTTTTCTATATAGATAATTCTCAGTATATTATAGGTTAATGATTGATATAAATTTCTACTTTTATAAGTTTGATTATTAGATGtctattataattatatttcttGTGTTTCTATAAAGAGTTCTGTGGTTTCAGGCTCTCGTGAAGTTTGTACTAGTTTGGTTCTCTGAAACAACACCTGCTATAGTGAATTATATTTCAGTCGACGAAGTTAAAATGCTAAATTATCTTACTCAATGAATACTGTGTCTTCAGTATTggtaacaacaacaaaaaatataCAGATTCGACCACCGAGGCATTGCCTGAGTGGTACAACTCCTATGTTGATCCTAAGCACACGCCTTTGATTTAATAGGCGAGGGTTCAAATCCTGGGAGGGGGTTTTCTCAAATATTCTGTTTGGGTGATACGGTGCATGCCTTAAGCCTTCCAGTTTAATCCAAAGCACACCGGGTACCCAATGCGGCGATGGTGTGTGAAGAGTTTCCTCCTGACgcgtgtgtgagtgacaaatgagagcattcgatgtcgatattgCAGTTAAAAGAATATAAATACAGATTCGGTGCATCATTCGCTCCATGTTTCCCCTACGGCTGAAGCCTTTACCAAAAATATAAagcaataataataactaacaaacAACCAGAGAGTAAACATGCATCATGTAGGGGGTGTTTTAATTTACCACGTACTACTATGAAATTGGACTTGTCCGTCTTTGGTTTTGTTTGGTTGTATGTTATTCGTTTCGGAGTAGTTCGTTCAAGTTCTTTAAAATTATATAGAATTTCTTTGGAATTTTCTCAATACAGTCTTAAGGGCTATATTTAACACATTAAGACATGTATTATTACTTTTAACTTGTTAATAATTACATATAATTTGTACCATCACTTAAACTAGTTTTAATGCGGCGTAAGTCATCCCACTTGGCAACTTTTTGACGCCCTTGACGCCCCTAATGCCGCGTCAAAATTTGACGCCCCGGGCGTCAGTAGAAAATCGACGAAAGAGTCAAGATTTGTCAAATTTGTTTTAGCCAATCAGATTTCgtcaaatatttttatatattattaattaatatatattttatactcaactaccaataatattttaccaaatctgtaaagacccgtcctaatccataagaacgaatacaataacatatgattacatcgcgaggtacttgacctctatatgatatattttacaaacattgcatttgttttaaaagacaaactttcattacatcgacagttgacggcatgcataccatttcataatatatccaactataattgacttagtaataatcttgatgaactcgacgactcgaatgcaacgtcttttgaaatatgtcatgaatgactccaagtaatatatctaattatgagcaaatgcacagcggaagatttctttaatacctgagaataaacatgctttcaagtgtcaaccaaaaggttggtgagttcattagtttatcataatcaatcatttccaataatataatagaccacaagatcctcatttttcataaatatcattacactcgcaagtgtataaaatccattcgtatgatgaacacctggtaaccgacattaacataatgcatgtagaatatcccccgcatact is from Rutidosis leptorrhynchoides isolate AG116_Rl617_1_P2 chromosome 10, CSIRO_AGI_Rlap_v1, whole genome shotgun sequence and encodes:
- the LOC139873044 gene encoding uncharacterized protein isoform X1, whose amino-acid sequence is MSTQEPCLKYARIGRRRKEVPDLNVPPVVENLELAMGPTNLVGQVGHGENPAIPVAHGAPAPQPAWPTQPAPIDVEELDDDDVVISSPRAFEEAKLRSRRRRRTVVFDLESEDVAFRNVHYQANKRRRIHTNPPIINHQLYVNLEESSSSNFLDHYRRKVQYYAPPLPPPPPPPPEPVFTCPVCMGPIVEEVTTKCGHIFCMECIKSAISAQHKCPTCRHKLTNKSLIRIYLPATNCMAGL
- the LOC139873044 gene encoding uncharacterized protein isoform X2; the encoded protein is MSTQEPCLKYARIGRRRKEVPDLNVPPVVENLELAMGPTNLVGQVGHGENPAIPVAHGAPAPQPAWPTQPAPIDVEELDDDDVVISSPRAFEEAKLRSRRRRRTVVFDLESEDVAFRNVHYQANKRRRIHTNPPIINHQLYVNLEESSSSNFLDHYRRKVQYYAPPLPPPPPPPPEPVFTCPVCMGPIVEEVTTKCGHIFCMECIKSAISAQHKCPTCRHKLTNKSLIRIYLPATK